The sequence below is a genomic window from Tenacibaculum tangerinum.
AAGACCAAAGCTAGTAATAAGTATATCGTAGAACGTAGAAAGAAATAATAAACCATGGCAAGATCATTAAAAAAAGGACCTTACGTTCACTATAAGTTAGAGAAAAAAGTGTTAGCTAACGTAGAAGCAGGTAGTAAGTCAGTTATCAAAACTTGGTCTAGAGCAAGTATGATTACTCCTGATTTCGTAGGACAAACAATTGCAGTTCATAACGGACGTCAGTTTGTACCAGTTTACGTTACTGAAAACATGGTAGGTCATAAATTAGGCGAATTTTCACCAACACGCTCGTTTAGAGGGCACGCAGGTGCAAAAAATAAAGGTAAAAAATAGTAGGAAATTATGGGAAGTCGTAAACATAACATGGCAACACAGTTAAAAGAAGCTAGAAAGTCGAGAGCTTTCGCTAAATTAACTAATTGTCCTACATCACCAAG
It includes:
- the rpsS gene encoding 30S ribosomal protein S19 — protein: MARSLKKGPYVHYKLEKKVLANVEAGSKSVIKTWSRASMITPDFVGQTIAVHNGRQFVPVYVTENMVGHKLGEFSPTRSFRGHAGAKNKGKK